From Calothrix sp. PCC 6303, a single genomic window includes:
- a CDS encoding tetratricopeptide repeat protein yields the protein MKHKRDDNIESNSFLKSTSTYLKVKIPISNNYYFADNFSNNNKHALLARSLLKKGIEQQEVSQLILAVMNLQESLTLFHADGDLQGQALALCYLALVANNSDDYKSVISYSQQCLSLVEMTSDLRLKLQILINLADSYHYLGDLDQAIIFFKQSLKIVKQQQNKFNQIAILNNLGLLYKASGKLRRAIVLKRESLAIVREIKDHCLEVKILKNLADTWYDFGDYQKAITHYEEWMKISDTLNHPHHVVEVIIHLGQANHSLGNHGKAIKYYEKCLELARMLNDSRIEEQIILSLKAAFTALGDHRQAMMYEEMMGEIAF from the coding sequence GTGAAACATAAACGGGATGATAATATAGAAAGTAATAGTTTCTTAAAATCAACGAGTACCTACTTAAAAGTTAAAATACCTATCTCAAATAATTATTATTTTGCAGATAATTTTTCAAACAATAATAAACATGCATTATTGGCAAGAAGTTTACTAAAAAAAGGAATAGAACAGCAAGAAGTCAGTCAGTTAATATTAGCAGTGATGAACTTACAAGAATCACTAACTTTGTTTCATGCTGATGGTGATTTACAAGGACAAGCTTTGGCGCTATGTTATCTAGCATTAGTAGCTAATAATTCAGATGATTATAAAAGTGTAATTTCTTATTCTCAACAATGTTTGTCTTTAGTGGAAATGACTTCAGATTTGAGACTGAAATTACAAATCCTCATAAATCTTGCTGATTCATATCATTATTTAGGTGATTTAGATCAGGCAATTATTTTTTTCAAACAAAGCTTAAAAATTGTTAAACAACAACAAAATAAATTTAATCAAATAGCAATTTTAAATAATCTTGGACTATTGTATAAAGCTTCTGGAAAGTTGAGACGAGCAATTGTCTTAAAAAGGGAGAGTTTAGCAATTGTTAGAGAAATTAAAGATCACTGTTTAGAAGTAAAAATTCTCAAAAATCTGGCAGATACTTGGTACGATTTTGGTGACTACCAAAAAGCGATCACACATTACGAAGAGTGGATGAAAATCTCAGATACATTAAACCACCCTCATCATGTCGTTGAGGTGATTATTCACTTAGGTCAAGCTAATCATAGTTTAGGAAATCATGGGAAAGCAATTAAGTATTATGAGAAGTGCTTAGAATTGGCACGGATGTTGAATGATTCTCGGATAGAAGAGCAAATTATTTTAAGCTTAAAGGCTGCTTTTACTGCTTTAGGTGATCATAGACAAGCAATGATGTATGAAGAAATGATGGGGGAAATTGCTTTCTAA
- a CDS encoding phosphoribosyltransferase: MNYAPFFANRREAGEKLAEKIQAILTQEFIRCESQPPIIVYALPRGGLEVAVPIASLLGCPLTVAIAKKIGHPKNPELAIGAVTSTGHVLWMESKQLHSRHNLRWWWRGGDKNTVNSKQEACSNKLNLESATTENEAQRLLAIAQTQELANELLPFCPPVQPKGAILILVDDGIATGMTIAVAVNALRELSPSQIWICTPVAPIETVQWLQQQWEGLTTNLEQATSDKLRANHSLPQCRIIVLGTPKVFLSVSDFYLEFPQIETSEVISCLKQQNLH, translated from the coding sequence ATGAATTATGCTCCATTTTTTGCAAATCGAAGGGAAGCTGGTGAAAAACTAGCTGAAAAGATTCAAGCAATCCTGACTCAAGAATTTATTCGTTGTGAATCTCAACCACCGATAATTGTTTATGCTTTACCACGGGGAGGGTTAGAAGTAGCGGTACCTATTGCTAGTTTACTTGGTTGTCCGTTGACTGTGGCGATCGCTAAAAAGATCGGACACCCGAAAAACCCGGAGTTAGCTATCGGTGCTGTGACATCAACGGGACATGTGTTGTGGATGGAGTCGAAGCAGCTACATTCTCGGCACAATTTACGCTGGTGGTGGCGTGGAGGTGACAAAAATACTGTAAACTCAAAACAGGAAGCTTGCAGTAATAAACTAAATTTAGAGTCAGCAACTACGGAAAATGAAGCCCAACGCTTACTAGCGATCGCACAAACTCAAGAACTAGCAAATGAGTTACTGCCTTTTTGTCCCCCAGTACAGCCAAAAGGGGCAATTTTAATCCTAGTTGATGATGGAATTGCCACCGGGATGACAATAGCGGTTGCAGTGAATGCATTGAGAGAACTATCTCCATCTCAGATTTGGATATGTACTCCAGTTGCCCCCATTGAGACAGTACAATGGTTACAGCAGCAATGGGAAGGACTTACAACTAACCTTGAACAAGCCACATCGGACAAGCTTCGTGCTAATCATTCCCTACCCCAATGTCGAATCATAGTCTTAGGAACCCCTAAAGTTTTTCTCAGTGTTAGTGACTTCTATTTAGAATTTCCCCAAATTGAAACTTCTGAAGTCATCTCTTGCCTGAAACAGCAAAATCTCCATTAG
- a CDS encoding uracil-DNA glycosylase, which yields MNNSDQLSLFTTEESNIKSDSKSLIPTDVKIPIPPKTYTDISEIATHCNQCYRCGLGATRTKAVVGRGNPKATIMIIGEAPGQNEDETGLPFVGRAGKLLEKILESVRLDSEKDVYIGNIIKCRPPNNRVPSSKEIAACKPYIFEQIRLVDPKIILLTGATAVKGLIGDQGAMSTIRGKWIEWEGRLCMPIFHPSYLLRNPSREVDKPKWLMWQDIQVVRAKFDEIQSQG from the coding sequence ATGAACAATAGCGATCAACTTAGCCTCTTTACTACCGAAGAATCCAACATTAAATCGGATTCAAAATCACTTATTCCCACCGATGTCAAAATTCCAATTCCCCCTAAAACCTATACAGACATTAGCGAAATCGCAACACATTGTAACCAATGTTATCGTTGTGGATTGGGTGCAACCCGCACAAAAGCAGTAGTTGGACGCGGTAATCCCAAAGCCACAATTATGATTATTGGTGAAGCACCCGGTCAAAATGAAGACGAAACCGGATTACCATTTGTAGGACGTGCAGGAAAACTGTTAGAAAAAATCTTAGAATCAGTGCGACTTGATAGCGAAAAAGATGTATATATCGGCAATATTATCAAATGTCGTCCACCAAATAATCGAGTTCCCAGTTCCAAGGAAATCGCTGCATGTAAACCTTATATTTTTGAACAAATTCGCCTCGTCGATCCTAAAATCATCTTGTTGACAGGTGCAACCGCCGTCAAAGGTCTAATTGGCGACCAAGGAGCCATGAGTACTATTCGCGGTAAGTGGATAGAATGGGAAGGACGCTTATGTATGCCAATCTTCCACCCGTCTTATTTATTACGTAATCCTAGTCGTGAAGTTGATAAACCAAAATGGTTGATGTGGCAGGATATTCAAGTAGTGCGCGCCAAATTTGATGAAATTCAAAGTCAAGGATAG
- a CDS encoding GDSL-type esterase/lipase family protein: MSNPLLIISISFNSIFLLTAIILIIQKGGLRYLSNRLFNIINHQKNAIDSNNPPYYIHKQSQYKILPCKPTDIIFLGDSITDEGEWAELFENPHIKNRGISGDTTERILRRLDSILAGQPKQIFLMVGINDLIMANKSVAATVIDYRQILERFHNYIPDTKVYIQSVLPVNNHVYLYWQQNQLITDLNMQLKDLAKDFSYNYIDIFSHLVDSQQQLDVKYTSDGLHLNGDAYQVWQNVINLQFI; encoded by the coding sequence ATGAGTAACCCATTATTAATAATTTCAATTAGCTTCAACTCTATATTTTTATTAACCGCAATTATTTTAATTATTCAAAAAGGAGGCTTGAGGTATTTATCCAATAGGCTATTTAATATCATCAATCATCAAAAAAACGCTATTGATTCCAATAATCCCCCCTACTACATTCATAAACAGAGTCAATACAAAATCTTACCTTGTAAACCTACTGACATTATATTTCTAGGTGATAGTATCACTGATGAAGGTGAATGGGCAGAATTATTTGAAAATCCTCACATCAAGAATCGAGGTATCTCTGGTGACACAACTGAACGGATTTTAAGACGTTTAGATTCAATATTGGCAGGACAACCAAAACAAATTTTTTTAATGGTAGGTATCAATGATTTAATCATGGCGAATAAATCCGTTGCAGCTACCGTGATAGATTATCGCCAGATTCTGGAGAGATTTCATAATTACATACCGGACACCAAAGTTTATATTCAAAGTGTTTTACCAGTAAATAATCATGTATATCTTTACTGGCAGCAAAACCAACTTATAACTGATTTAAATATGCAGTTAAAGGACTTAGCTAAAGATTTTTCCTATAATTATATTGATATTTTTAGTCACCTTGTGGATTCACAGCAACAATTAGATGTAAAATATACCTCTGATGGGTTGCACCTAAACGGTGACGCATACCAAGTTTGGCAGAATGTGATCAACTTGCAATTTATATAA
- a CDS encoding DUF1823 family protein: MSDLPALNTETIWAIINDQVDDHTVNQLVWHYLGYRTTATSEWDLTQVVPEWRDEYPEPPNFLESRPATMKLTRSIPQQNKQLLKEKLGFKGYKIGEFGPRQTRRATAANWLLNYMQLSGNLPD, from the coding sequence ATGTCCGATTTACCAGCTTTGAATACTGAAACTATTTGGGCAATCATTAACGATCAGGTTGATGATCATACCGTTAATCAGCTAGTTTGGCATTATCTAGGCTATCGAACTACTGCAACCAGTGAATGGGATCTAACTCAGGTAGTACCAGAATGGCGCGATGAATATCCAGAACCACCCAATTTTTTAGAAAGTCGTCCCGCAACGATGAAGTTAACTCGTTCTATACCTCAACAAAATAAACAGTTGCTCAAAGAAAAACTGGGATTTAAAGGTTATAAAATTGGTGAATTTGGACCAAGACAAACTCGTAGGGCAACCGCTGCAAATTGGTTATTAAATTACATGCAACTCAGTGGTAATTTGCCTGATTAA
- the glcD gene encoding glycolate oxidase subunit GlcD — MLTLEKPQQRNWKPIIKEMEAALGTKNVIQRREELITYECDGLSSYRHRPCLAVLPRTTEQVAAAVKICNKYDVPFIARGSGTGLSGGALPVDDCVLIVTSMMRQILDIDYDNQRVLVQPGVINSWVTQTVSGAGFYYAPDPSSQIICSIGGNVAENSGGVHCLKYGVTTNHVLGLKVVTAEGDIIDLGGEIPEMPGYDLTGIFVGSEGTLGIATEITLRIIKSAESICVLLADFTSVEAAGATVSDIISAGIIPGGMEMMDNLSINAVEDVVKTNCYPRDATAILLVEIDGLEVEVAANKKRVIEICQQNGARAVTSASDVETRLKLWKGRKAAFAAAGHMSPDYYVQDGVIPRTQLPYVLKEIEKLSQESGYKIANVFHAGDGNLHPLILYNNSIPGELEKVEEVGGEILKLCVRVGGSISGEHGIGAEKRCYMADMFSEADLETMLWVREVFNPKGLANPTKIFPTPRTCGEAARNMNVDGKKFEEIKGVERY; from the coding sequence ATGCTTACCCTAGAAAAACCACAACAGCGCAACTGGAAACCCATCATCAAAGAGATGGAAGCCGCACTTGGGACTAAAAACGTTATCCAGCGCCGAGAAGAACTAATTACCTACGAATGCGATGGTTTAAGCAGTTATCGCCACCGTCCCTGTTTAGCTGTACTTCCTCGCACCACCGAACAAGTTGCAGCAGCGGTAAAAATTTGTAACAAGTATGATGTTCCTTTTATTGCGCGGGGTTCGGGTACTGGTTTATCAGGCGGTGCTTTACCCGTAGATGATTGTGTGCTTATAGTCACTTCAATGATGCGGCAAATACTAGACATAGATTACGACAATCAACGTGTATTAGTGCAGCCGGGAGTAATTAATAGTTGGGTCACACAAACAGTTAGTGGTGCCGGATTTTACTACGCTCCCGATCCTTCCAGCCAAATTATTTGTTCTATTGGCGGCAACGTAGCCGAAAATTCGGGTGGAGTACATTGCTTAAAATATGGTGTCACCACAAACCACGTTTTGGGTTTAAAAGTCGTCACAGCAGAAGGAGACATCATTGATTTAGGTGGAGAAATCCCTGAAATGCCAGGTTACGATTTAACAGGGATTTTTGTCGGTTCAGAAGGTACTTTGGGAATTGCCACAGAAATTACTTTGCGAATTATCAAAAGCGCTGAATCTATTTGTGTATTGTTAGCAGACTTTACCAGCGTTGAAGCCGCAGGGGCAACAGTTTCCGACATCATCAGTGCGGGGATTATTCCTGGAGGAATGGAAATGATGGATAACCTCAGCATCAACGCAGTGGAAGATGTGGTGAAAACCAATTGTTATCCCCGTGATGCCACAGCAATTTTGCTAGTAGAAATCGATGGGTTGGAAGTAGAAGTTGCCGCAAACAAGAAGCGAGTAATTGAAATTTGTCAGCAAAATGGTGCGCGTGCTGTGACATCAGCGAGTGATGTCGAAACCCGTTTAAAATTGTGGAAAGGTAGAAAAGCGGCTTTTGCCGCAGCTGGACACATGAGTCCAGATTACTATGTTCAAGATGGTGTAATACCTAGAACCCAATTACCTTATGTTCTTAAAGAAATAGAAAAATTAAGTCAAGAATCTGGCTACAAAATTGCCAATGTTTTCCATGCAGGTGATGGTAATTTACATCCGCTGATTCTATACAACAACTCCATCCCTGGGGAACTAGAAAAAGTTGAAGAAGTGGGTGGGGAAATTCTCAAGTTGTGTGTACGGGTTGGTGGTAGTATTTCTGGTGAACATGGTATTGGTGCCGAAAAACGCTGTTATATGGCGGATATGTTTAGTGAAGCCGATTTAGAAACTATGCTATGGGTGCGAGAAGTTTTCAATCCTAAAGGTTTGGCAAACCCCACCAAGATTTTCCCTACACCCCGTACCTGTGGAGAAGCTGCTAGGAACATGAACGTGGATGGGAAAAAGTTTGAAGAAATTAAAGGGGTGGAAAGGTATTAA
- a CDS encoding FIST N-terminal domain-containing protein — protein MTDQMQWAHAISTRPSLEAAVNEVVESATSSLKKSADLGLVFISSAFASEYSRLLPLLAEKLSVPVLIGCSGGGIIGTNNFGKAEELESTPALSLTLAHLPGVYLETFHLTDDELPDLDSSPDAWIDLIGVPASPTPHFLLFSASFSSGANNLLQGLDFAYPKSVTLGGQASGSGFDSKIALFCNDRLYRDGVLGVALSGNIILETIVAQGCRPIGKPLQVTKSDRNVIFELDQQIPLGVLRDLVASLSETEKTLAQNWLFVGVAMDEFKQELQPGDFLIRSILGVDPTAGAIAIGDRIRPGQRLQFHVRDAQTSAEDLELLLQRYQNEHNPQQGAVAALMFSCIGRGTGLYGKPNFDSSLFQEYFQNIPLSGFFCGGEIGPVGGSTFLHAYTSVFGICRQA, from the coding sequence ATGACAGACCAAATGCAGTGGGCTCATGCCATATCAACCCGTCCATCTCTAGAAGCAGCCGTCAACGAGGTTGTGGAGTCTGCTACTTCTTCCCTTAAAAAGAGTGCAGATTTAGGGCTGGTGTTTATTTCGTCTGCATTTGCCAGTGAGTATTCACGCTTGCTGCCATTACTCGCCGAAAAATTGTCGGTTCCAGTATTAATTGGTTGTAGTGGTGGTGGAATTATAGGTACAAATAATTTCGGCAAAGCCGAGGAATTAGAATCCACACCAGCCCTCAGTTTAACTTTGGCACATTTACCGGGGGTTTATTTAGAGACATTTCACCTCACCGATGATGAATTACCAGATTTAGATAGTTCTCCCGATGCTTGGATTGATTTAATTGGAGTTCCAGCATCTCCAACACCACACTTTCTGCTGTTTTCCGCTTCATTCTCATCAGGTGCCAACAATTTGTTACAAGGTCTTGACTTTGCCTATCCCAAATCTGTAACACTTGGTGGACAAGCTAGTGGGAGCGGCTTTGATAGCAAGATTGCCTTATTTTGTAACGATCGCCTATATCGTGATGGCGTGTTGGGAGTAGCTTTAAGTGGCAATATTATTTTAGAGACAATTGTTGCACAAGGATGTCGTCCGATTGGGAAACCGCTTCAAGTTACCAAAAGCGATCGCAATGTGATTTTTGAGCTAGATCAGCAAATTCCTTTGGGTGTTTTACGTGATTTAGTGGCAAGTTTGAGCGAAACTGAGAAGACCCTAGCACAAAACTGGTTATTTGTGGGTGTAGCGATGGATGAATTTAAACAGGAACTACAACCAGGCGACTTTTTAATTCGTAGCATCCTAGGAGTTGATCCTACAGCAGGCGCGATCGCAATCGGCGATCGCATTCGTCCTGGACAAAGACTTCAATTCCACGTCCGGGATGCCCAGACCTCCGCAGAAGACCTCGAATTACTCCTACAACGCTATCAAAATGAACACAATCCCCAGCAAGGTGCAGTCGCTGCATTGATGTTCTCTTGTATTGGACGTGGTACCGGACTTTACGGGAAACCCAACTTCGACTCCAGTCTTTTCCAAGAATATTTCCAAAATATCCCCCTCAGTGGATTTTTCTGCGGTGGGGAAATTGGACCAGTGGGAGGAAGCACATTTTTACACGCTTACACTTCAGTGTTTGGAATTTGTCGCCAAGCATAG
- a CDS encoding Calvin cycle protein CP12, with the protein MTNNIQDQIQEEVQQARTVCDVSGTNSAECAAAWDAVEELQAEASHQRQAKQKNSLERYCDDNPEADECKIYED; encoded by the coding sequence ATGACTAACAACATTCAAGACCAGATTCAGGAAGAAGTACAACAAGCCCGTACTGTCTGCGACGTTAGTGGAACCAATTCTGCCGAATGCGCCGCAGCTTGGGATGCAGTCGAAGAACTACAAGCTGAAGCTTCTCATCAACGTCAAGCAAAACAAAAAAATTCCCTAGAACGCTATTGTGACGATAACCCAGAAGCGGATGAGTGCAAAATTTACGAAGACTAA
- a CDS encoding DUF3177 family protein produces MENEVWFRPLVWIDYRLAVLFTVLLPLALFIWSFVKQVEVVQRLLSIYWRVASLLAITNYLMIAQYPVSFITSLMGLILIPISLWFWVDLNDEIEYQPDSRLKLAFTSWRWAATFYCIVNAIASLPFLGCAFSETSLKSSYCGVWFEPPLLFKSYLHNNTKPAFLGGLAIIGLIIYVLCLCYFVIVKLGKQGRSAIQ; encoded by the coding sequence ATGGAAAATGAAGTTTGGTTTCGCCCATTAGTCTGGATAGACTATCGATTGGCAGTATTATTTACGGTGCTTTTGCCACTGGCTTTATTTATTTGGTCTTTTGTCAAGCAAGTTGAAGTGGTACAACGCTTGTTAAGTATTTACTGGCGAGTTGCCAGTTTACTCGCCATCACTAACTATTTAATGATTGCCCAATATCCAGTTAGTTTTATTACTAGTTTGATGGGGTTAATTTTGATCCCAATTTCATTGTGGTTTTGGGTGGATTTGAATGACGAAATTGAATATCAGCCAGATAGCCGACTGAAACTAGCTTTCACATCATGGCGTTGGGCAGCGACATTCTATTGTATTGTGAATGCGATCGCGTCTTTGCCTTTCTTAGGTTGTGCTTTTTCTGAAACTTCCCTCAAATCTTCCTACTGTGGAGTTTGGTTTGAACCACCATTACTGTTCAAAAGTTATTTACACAACAATACCAAACCAGCTTTTCTCGGCGGATTGGCAATTATCGGTTTAATTATTTACGTCCTTTGCCTTTGTTACTTCGTCATTGTGAAACTTGGTAAACAAGGACGTTCCGCGATTCAGTAA
- the guaA gene encoding glutamine-hydrolyzing GMP synthase — protein sequence MNTAVTLLTQEAPQNSESVGRLKTQIIVILDFGSQYSELIARRIRETQVYSEVLSYRTTAEQLRQLNPKGIILSGGPSSVYDERAPQCDPKIWELGIPVLGVCYGMQLMVQQLGGVVSQAKRGEYGKASLHIDDSTDLLMNVENGTTMWMSHGDSVTEMPAGFELLAHTENTPCAAIANHQNKHYGVQFHPEVVHSLGGFELIRSFVYDICHCEPTWTTEAFVEDAIRDIRAKVGDKRVLLALSGGVDSSTLAFLLYKAIGEQLTCVFIDQGFMRKLEPERLVKLFCEQFHIPVEYVNARDRFIGALAGISDPEEKRRIIGHEFIREFEDASRRLGPFDYLAQGTLYPDVIESADTNVDPKSGERVAVKIKSHHNVGGLPKDLRFKLVEPLRKLFKDEVRKVGRSIGLPEEIVQRHPFPGPGLAIRILGEVDAQKLDILRDADLIVRQEINQKGLYHDYWQAFAVLLPIRSVGVMGDQRTYAYPIVLRIVTSEDGMTADWARVPYDVLETISNRIVNEVKGVNRVVYDITSKPPGTIEWE from the coding sequence ATGAACACAGCGGTGACTCTACTTACACAGGAAGCGCCTCAAAACTCAGAGTCCGTGGGGCGACTCAAAACTCAAATTATTGTCATTCTCGATTTCGGTTCACAGTATTCGGAACTAATTGCCCGCCGAATTCGTGAAACTCAAGTCTACTCGGAAGTCCTTTCCTATCGCACCACTGCTGAACAACTTCGTCAACTGAATCCCAAAGGAATTATCCTTTCCGGTGGTCCTAGCTCAGTGTATGACGAACGGGCACCTCAATGCGATCCCAAGATTTGGGAGTTAGGAATCCCAGTTTTGGGAGTGTGTTATGGAATGCAATTGATGGTACAGCAATTAGGAGGAGTGGTATCACAGGCTAAACGCGGTGAGTACGGCAAAGCCTCATTACACATCGATGATTCTACAGACTTACTGATGAATGTCGAAAATGGAACAACAATGTGGATGAGTCACGGTGATTCAGTGACAGAAATGCCCGCAGGTTTCGAGTTACTGGCACATACAGAAAATACACCCTGTGCTGCCATTGCCAATCACCAAAACAAACACTATGGTGTGCAATTCCATCCCGAAGTAGTTCATTCTTTGGGGGGTTTTGAATTAATTCGTAGCTTTGTTTATGACATTTGCCATTGTGAACCAACTTGGACAACCGAAGCTTTTGTTGAAGACGCAATCCGTGATATCCGCGCGAAAGTTGGAGACAAACGGGTTCTACTGGCATTATCTGGGGGAGTAGATTCTTCCACCTTGGCATTTTTGCTATACAAAGCAATTGGAGAACAGCTAACTTGCGTATTCATCGATCAAGGGTTTATGCGGAAGTTGGAACCAGAAAGACTGGTGAAGCTATTCTGTGAACAATTCCATATCCCAGTTGAATATGTTAACGCACGCGATCGCTTTATTGGTGCATTAGCCGGAATTAGTGATCCAGAAGAGAAACGTCGCATCATTGGACATGAATTCATCCGTGAATTTGAAGACGCATCCCGACGACTTGGACCATTTGATTATTTGGCACAGGGAACCCTATATCCAGATGTCATCGAATCGGCTGATACCAACGTCGATCCCAAAAGTGGAGAGCGAGTAGCAGTTAAAATTAAGAGTCATCATAACGTTGGTGGTTTACCCAAAGACCTACGTTTCAAACTCGTTGAACCGTTACGCAAACTATTCAAAGACGAAGTTCGTAAAGTCGGTCGTTCCATCGGCTTACCAGAGGAAATTGTCCAACGTCATCCCTTCCCCGGACCAGGTTTAGCAATTAGGATTCTTGGTGAAGTAGATGCTCAGAAGTTAGATATTTTACGAGATGCCGACTTAATTGTCCGGCAGGAAATCAACCAAAAAGGCTTATATCACGACTACTGGCAAGCTTTCGCTGTCTTACTTCCAATTCGTAGCGTTGGTGTCATGGGAGACCAACGAACCTACGCTTATCCCATAGTCCTGCGAATTGTCACCAGCGAAGATGGAATGACAGCAGACTGGGCAAGGGTTCCCTATGATGTGTTGGAAACAATTTCTAACAGAATTGTCAACGAAGTCAAAGGGGTCAACCGCGTTGTTTATGACATTACCTCCAAGCCACCTGGAACCATCGAGTGGGAATAG
- a CDS encoding DUF1825 family protein translates to MGFFDSDIIQQEAKQLFDSYQALIKLGNSYGKFDREGKVLFIEQMEAMMDRYRIFMKRFELSEDFMAQMTMEQMKTHLGQFNITPQQMFDQMNLTLSRMKAELEKQS, encoded by the coding sequence ATGGGATTTTTTGACTCTGATATTATTCAGCAAGAAGCAAAGCAATTGTTTGACAGTTATCAAGCCCTAATTAAGCTGGGCAATAGTTACGGCAAATTTGACCGAGAGGGCAAAGTGCTGTTTATTGAGCAGATGGAAGCAATGATGGATCGTTATCGCATTTTTATGAAGCGATTTGAGCTATCGGAAGATTTTATGGCACAAATGACTATGGAGCAGATGAAGACTCATCTGGGTCAGTTTAATATTACTCCCCAGCAGATGTTCGATCAAATGAATTTAACTTTGTCTCGAATGAAAGCTGAATTAGAAAAACAATCTTAG
- a CDS encoding NINE protein, with the protein MFNNQHKSRSVAAVLAFAGTVTISGLHKFYLGQPFWGVLYVLLSWTPIPKVASAIEGVWFLAQDEDAFNRNFNLGKSVLKASQVAGKEVSAVADAMRELDLLRQDGLISEYEFEQKRRQLLDQI; encoded by the coding sequence ATGTTTAATAATCAGCACAAGAGTCGAAGTGTTGCTGCTGTGTTAGCATTTGCTGGTACGGTTACAATTTCCGGGTTACATAAATTTTACCTAGGGCAACCTTTTTGGGGAGTCTTATATGTATTACTTTCCTGGACACCGATTCCCAAGGTAGCGAGTGCAATTGAAGGGGTTTGGTTTTTGGCACAGGATGAAGATGCTTTTAATCGTAATTTTAATTTGGGCAAGTCGGTGTTAAAAGCTTCTCAGGTTGCAGGTAAAGAAGTAAGTGCAGTTGCCGATGCAATGCGAGAGTTAGATTTACTACGTCAGGATGGGTTAATTTCTGAGTATGAGTTTGAACAAAAGCGCCGTCAGTTACTAGATCAGATATGA
- a CDS encoding helix-hairpin-helix domain-containing protein, which produces MNQDWLSLRLNPRLQRLRAKISTDPYYRFQSAEEIAIALSLGIRIDVNQATVDDWLRLPGLSIHQARLLSQLAQSGVKFYCIEDVAAALGVTAARLEPLKQILNFSYYDEEILEISPQLINPNTATVEMLGNIPFISIHLAETIIKNRLEDGKYKNIIDFQSRLNLSGETLAQLMHYLKF; this is translated from the coding sequence ATGAATCAAGATTGGCTTTCACTGCGACTTAATCCTCGTTTACAGCGACTGCGTGCCAAAATTAGTACAGACCCCTATTATCGTTTTCAGTCCGCAGAGGAAATAGCGATCGCACTCTCCCTAGGAATCCGCATTGATGTTAATCAAGCCACAGTAGATGATTGGTTGCGTTTACCAGGATTATCAATTCATCAAGCCCGATTGCTATCACAGCTTGCCCAATCTGGTGTTAAATTTTATTGTATTGAAGATGTTGCCGCAGCTTTGGGTGTAACAGCAGCAAGATTAGAACCACTTAAGCAAATATTGAATTTTAGTTATTACGATGAAGAAATATTGGAAATTTCTCCACAGCTAATTAATCCCAATACTGCCACTGTTGAAATGTTGGGCAATATTCCCTTTATTAGTATTCATTTAGCAGAAACAATTATCAAAAACCGTCTAGAAGATGGTAAATATAAGAATATTATTGATTTTCAAAGTAGATTAAATTTATCTGGAGAAACTTTAGCCCAGTTAATGCATTATTTGAAATTTTAA